The following are encoded in a window of Chitinophagaceae bacterium genomic DNA:
- a CDS encoding DinB family protein — MAKPAPSSYSSYFKRYIDQVPDDDLLTAFENQLPVIKQFLSSITEEKSMYAYDTGKWTLKELLQHIIDAERIFNYRALCFARKETASLPGFDENGYAANSNANSRKWQDLVDEFLAVRKGTGWMYKSFTDEMLDFPGVSNNNPATARSFGFVTIGHFNHHKKVMEERYLP; from the coding sequence ATGGCAAAACCTGCTCCCTCCTCCTATTCCAGTTATTTCAAACGGTATATTGACCAGGTACCGGATGATGACCTGCTTACCGCATTTGAAAACCAGTTGCCGGTGATAAAGCAATTCTTATCCTCCATAACGGAAGAAAAATCCATGTATGCGTATGATACGGGGAAATGGACGCTGAAGGAACTGCTGCAGCACATCATTGATGCCGAGCGGATATTCAATTACCGGGCGCTGTGCTTTGCCAGGAAAGAAACCGCTTCGCTGCCGGGATTTGATGAGAACGGGTATGCGGCGAATTCAAACGCCAACAGCCGGAAATGGCAGGACCTGGTTGATGAATTCCTGGCCGTTCGAAAAGGTACCGGATGGATGTATAAAAGCTTCACGGATGAAATGCTGGATTTTCCCGGTGTATCCAATAACAACCCGGCCACTGCAAGAAGTTTTGGCTTTGTGACCATCGGGCATTTCAATCACCACAAAAAAGTAATGGAAGAAAGATACCTTCCCTAA
- a CDS encoding T9SS type A sorting domain-containing protein: protein MKNFTSRGIVVACIMVCLTVAATQQSAKAQVIRAYGNPVFSDNIRGGHTIFGNTITAVYTSGSGSTGVVNSTAMNDFSTSGTGNYSNGRTSAYGNDNANIQFTDVDGGGSTASLLAYGGMWRYYSLNNYSSAPANISGLNWTEDAYNDASNWTNTANNSNAFGYNEPNVNAPSQTNRETYYLRRDINITNPAQYSTITLTAKYDDGAVVYVNGVEVARMNMPTGTLVYGTNPGGNRNYTDGDFVINIPSSSFTNGNNQVAVALYQGTSNTVDLYFDMKLDGNTVNATFNSSSADLVMPSGTNTVRFARLYWGGRIDGGTGGSGNINLRTVKIRKGISGAYTNITAPVSQVDKSLITGSDSAYQSYIDLTAFVNSNGAGTYTVADITVAVGSASGGGNYGGWAMVVVYENQTVSYSSVRVYDGFIQVFSGGSPTSQSILLTGLNAPGSPVLPSDAYMSTVSWEGDANLAAAGSNPNGDYIKVNGNVVSNTVNPGTNFWNGTISKNGSHVSTKNPNFLNQMGIDIDEQEVGTGYGIPLNATEVAIEFGTEADQYFPSVFAFTIKAKDPEIILNKSVSDGTAPFGTLQTNEILTYTLSGSNVGQADALSCTVVDTIPYNVSYVPGSLIVVNAPGFPGNSIQTDANDTDFAYKGTNGGKDFVKFYIGTGATNSSGGVLKPGETYTLRFQVSTPSTTDLLSTVINTARITGENAFGDQFVDDGTASIALGSPTPVKMSSFTVKKESNDAVLRWTTVSETKNDHFDIERSVDGINFTKMGTVAGNGTTVLTKNYIYPDALANVASKILYYRLRIVDMDGKSTFSTVVALRLDGSIAVSSLTVYPNPFTSNIKLQLRSAKEENSTIRFINARGQEVLKRNVTLMPGDNIVVVGDLQTVAPGLYIMELRTGNDVITQRIIKQ, encoded by the coding sequence ATGAAAAATTTTACCTCACGAGGAATCGTAGTTGCATGCATTATGGTATGCTTAACCGTAGCAGCAACACAGCAATCAGCAAAGGCCCAGGTTATACGGGCTTATGGAAATCCTGTTTTTTCTGATAACATACGTGGCGGGCACACCATTTTTGGGAATACCATTACTGCTGTTTATACAAGCGGAAGCGGGAGTACCGGGGTAGTGAACAGTACCGCTATGAACGACTTCAGCACCAGTGGCACAGGCAATTATTCCAATGGCCGAACCAGCGCCTATGGTAATGATAATGCAAATATCCAGTTTACGGATGTAGATGGAGGAGGAAGTACTGCTTCCCTTTTAGCATATGGTGGTATGTGGAGGTACTACTCACTGAACAATTATTCATCTGCCCCGGCAAATATTTCGGGCCTGAACTGGACAGAAGACGCTTATAATGATGCTTCCAACTGGACCAATACTGCCAATAACAGCAATGCTTTTGGATACAATGAACCCAACGTAAATGCTCCTTCACAGACGAACCGGGAAACCTATTATCTCAGAAGGGATATCAACATTACCAACCCGGCACAATATTCAACGATCACCTTAACAGCAAAGTACGATGATGGAGCCGTGGTATATGTGAATGGGGTGGAAGTGGCAAGAATGAATATGCCAACCGGAACCCTGGTTTATGGAACAAATCCAGGCGGCAACAGGAATTATACGGATGGTGATTTTGTAATTAATATCCCATCTTCGAGTTTTACAAATGGCAATAACCAGGTAGCCGTGGCTTTGTACCAGGGTACCAGTAACACGGTAGATCTTTATTTTGATATGAAACTTGATGGCAATACCGTTAATGCAACTTTTAATTCTTCCTCAGCCGACCTGGTCATGCCATCCGGAACAAATACCGTAAGATTCGCACGTCTCTACTGGGGAGGAAGAATAGACGGTGGAACCGGTGGCAGTGGAAATATCAATTTACGAACAGTTAAAATACGCAAGGGTATTTCGGGCGCTTATACAAATATCACGGCTCCTGTATCACAAGTGGATAAAAGCCTGATCACCGGTTCCGATTCTGCTTACCAATCATACATTGATTTAACAGCTTTTGTTAATAGTAATGGCGCAGGCACTTATACCGTAGCCGACATAACCGTTGCTGTTGGTTCAGCAAGCGGTGGCGGTAATTATGGAGGATGGGCCATGGTAGTAGTGTACGAAAATCAAACAGTTTCTTATTCCAGCGTAAGGGTTTATGATGGATTTATACAGGTATTCAGCGGCGGCTCACCAACGTCCCAATCCATTTTGTTGACAGGATTAAACGCACCGGGTTCTCCGGTATTACCTTCCGATGCTTATATGTCAACGGTATCCTGGGAAGGAGATGCAAATCTTGCTGCGGCCGGTTCTAACCCCAACGGAGATTATATAAAGGTTAATGGAAATGTTGTTTCCAATACGGTAAACCCGGGTACCAATTTCTGGAACGGAACCATTTCAAAAAATGGATCTCATGTAAGTACTAAAAATCCAAATTTCCTCAACCAGATGGGTATTGATATTGATGAGCAGGAAGTAGGTACCGGTTACGGTATCCCACTGAATGCTACCGAGGTTGCTATTGAGTTCGGTACAGAAGCAGACCAGTATTTCCCCAGTGTTTTTGCTTTTACCATTAAAGCAAAAGACCCGGAAATTATTTTGAATAAATCGGTTAGTGACGGAACAGCGCCATTTGGAACATTGCAGACAAATGAGATACTGACCTATACCCTGTCCGGCTCAAATGTGGGCCAGGCTGATGCTTTGAGCTGTACGGTGGTGGATACCATTCCTTATAATGTGAGTTATGTACCGGGATCGCTGATCGTTGTGAACGCACCTGGTTTTCCCGGCAACAGTATTCAGACAGATGCCAATGATACTGACTTTGCCTATAAAGGGACAAACGGCGGGAAAGACTTTGTAAAGTTTTATATAGGAACAGGCGCCACCAATTCTTCCGGAGGCGTGCTGAAACCGGGAGAAACGTATACATTGAGGTTCCAGGTATCTACGCCATCCACTACCGATCTGTTATCGACTGTTATTAATACTGCCCGTATTACCGGGGAGAATGCCTTTGGCGACCAGTTCGTGGATGACGGAACAGCATCCATTGCCCTGGGATCGCCCACGCCGGTTAAGATGAGTTCTTTCACCGTTAAAAAAGAAAGTAATGATGCGGTTTTACGGTGGACAACAGTAAGCGAGACCAAGAACGATCATTTTGATATCGAACGCAGTGTTGACGGAATTAATTTCACAAAAATGGGTACGGTTGCCGGTAACGGGACAACGGTACTTACAAAAAATTACATATACCCGGATGCACTGGCCAACGTGGCTTCTAAGATCTTATATTACCGGTTGCGGATCGTTGATATGGATGGCAAAAGCACATTCAGTACTGTAGTTGCGTTGAGGCTGGATGGTTCAATTGCGGTGAGCAGTTTAACGGTCTATCCCAACCCTTTCACAAGCAATATTAAATTACAGCTTCGCAGTGCAAAAGAAGAGAACAGTACCATACGGTTCATTAATGCAAGGGGCCAGGAGGTCTTAAAACGGAATGTAACGCTGATGCCGGGCGATAATATCGTGGTGGTGGGCGACCTGCAGACCGTTGCACCGGGTTTATACATCATGGAATTAAGGACCGGGAATGATGTAATAACACAACGGATCATAAAACAATAA